GTCTCCTGGTCTACATTATTTAATCTATATTCAAATCCGTCATCATTTATTGTTATTTTTTTATTCTTGCTCTTAAAATCGCCGGAATAAGAAGTATTTTTAAAGGAAACCAGTTTATAAAAAACAAACCCCAAAAGCAGGAGTAAAAAAAATATAATTATTTTCTTCGTCTTAACCATTGATTATCAAATTAATCCGTTTTAAATCTGTATTGTATTGCTTCCGCTAAATGATCCGGTTGAATATTTTCAATTCCTTTTAAATCTGCGATCGTTCTGGCAATTTTTATGAGACGATAATAGGCTCTGGCAGAAAGCCGCATCGACGAAACCGCGACTCGAAGCAATTCAATGCTTTTCTCGTCCAGCGGACAAAACTTTTTTATTTGGTGAGAATTCATTTCGCTATTGGTAATAATACTAAGATTTTTGAATCTTTCTTCCTGCACCTTTCTCGCTTTTTCTACTCTTTCCCTTATTTCAGCGCTTGTTTCTCCCAATTCTCCGCTTTCCAGCTTGTCAAATTTAAGCCTGGGGACTTCGATGTGAAGATCGATTCTATCTAAAATTGGTCCAGATATTTTCCTTTGGTATTTAACTATTTGGGAAGGACTGCAGGAGCAGATTCTTTCCGGGTCAGTAGCATTGCCGCAAGGGCAGGGATTCATAGCCGCCACTAGAATAAATCTGGCTGGAAATTCCAATGAGCCTTTGGCTCTTGAGACGGTAATAATACCATCTTCAAGAGGCTGCCGCAAGCTCTCCATAACTGGACGAGGAAACTCGGCAAATTCATCCAAAAACAACACTCCTCGATGAGACAAGCTTATTTCACCCGGTTTAGGGAAGGTTCCTCCCCCAACCAAAGAAACACTGCTGGCGCTATGGTGAGGCGCCCGGAATGGCCTGGTAACAATCAGAGCTTCTCCTTTAGGCAGTTTTCCGGAAATAGAAAATATTTTGGTTACTTCGAGGCTTTCGTCCAATGTCATTCTGGGAAGTATTGTCGGCATCGTTTTAGCCAGAAGCGTTTTCCCCGATCCTGGAGGTCCGTTAAAAAGCACATTGTGTCCTCCAGCCGCAGCGATTTCAAGCGCTCTTTTGGCATGTTCCTGGCCTTTAATATGCGCCATATCCAATTCACAATCGCCTTTTTTAATCAGGGAATCAACTTCGACTTTGGGATGGATTTCGATATTTTTTTCTCCTGCCAAATGTCCGACCAGTGAATACAGGCTGTCAATTGGAATAACATTTATTCCTTCAACTACGCTGGCTTCGGATGCATTTTCTTTGGGAACATAAATTTCTTCTATTTTTTTATCTTTAGCCAGGAGAGTAATGGGAAGCACGCCTTGAACCGGCCTTATTTTTCCATCCAATGCCAATTCTCCAATGAATAGCTTATTTTTAAAATTAAAACTAATCTGGCTCGTTGCTAAAAGAAACCCCAGAGCCATTGGAATATCATAAATCGGAGTAAGTTTGGGAAGATCGGCGGGAGCCAAATTTACAGTAATCCTGCCGCATTGATACGGAGGCTTGAAACCGCTATTTTTAATAGCAGAACTGACCCTGTCGCGTGATTCTTTAATAGAAGTATCCGGCAGTCCGACAATAGTAAAATTATGAAGTCCTTGACCTAAGACATCCACTTCCACTTCGACTATTTCGCTTGATAGCCCGACGGTCGCCGCGGAAAATAATTTTGAAGGCAAATTATTGGAAATCCAAATTTCAAAATCCCAATTTCCAATCAAATTCTAATTTCAAAATCAAAAATTTTTGTTATTTGGATTTGGAATTTTATTTGACATTGGAAATTTGGATTTGGGATTTTATTAGGTTAATTAGAAATTTTATGTTCAAGCTGTTTTTTTGTTAACAGAATACCTTCATCATTCCGTATCATCGGACAAGGCAATTCTTATCAGTGTCGTCCCAATATTGACAGGCAGGACGCTTAAAATCCAATCAAACACGCTTCCCAACAACTCCGGCAAAACAATTCCCAAAAGATTCGCACTTGGATTCTTTGTTTTTTTCGATCCAAAATAAAGAAAAAGAATTAAACCAAAACCGAGATTCACAATGACACTCAAAACGGGAATGGCGCCAAAAAGATCAGCTATTGCCGATATCAAAAGAATCACCCAATATTTTTTTAATTTTTTCCCAAAAGACAAAGCTAGTTTTGCCTGGCCAATAGTACTTTTTTTC
This is a stretch of genomic DNA from Parcubacteria group bacterium. It encodes these proteins:
- a CDS encoding YifB family Mg chelatase-like AAA ATPase, yielding MIGNWDFEIWISNNLPSKLFSAATVGLSSEIVEVEVDVLGQGLHNFTIVGLPDTSIKESRDRVSSAIKNSGFKPPYQCGRITVNLAPADLPKLTPIYDIPMALGFLLATSQISFNFKNKLFIGELALDGKIRPVQGVLPITLLAKDKKIEEIYVPKENASEASVVEGINVIPIDSLYSLVGHLAGEKNIEIHPKVEVDSLIKKGDCELDMAHIKGQEHAKRALEIAAAGGHNVLFNGPPGSGKTLLAKTMPTILPRMTLDESLEVTKIFSISGKLPKGEALIVTRPFRAPHHSASSVSLVGGGTFPKPGEISLSHRGVLFLDEFAEFPRPVMESLRQPLEDGIITVSRAKGSLEFPARFILVAAMNPCPCGNATDPERICSCSPSQIVKYQRKISGPILDRIDLHIEVPRLKFDKLESGELGETSAEIRERVEKARKVQEERFKNLSIITNSEMNSHQIKKFCPLDEKSIELLRVAVSSMRLSARAYYRLIKIARTIADLKGIENIQPDHLAEAIQYRFKTD